The proteins below are encoded in one region of Clostridium fermenticellae:
- a CDS encoding chemotaxis protein CheW, which yields MGNNDLKVLIFSIDNQYYATDIMEVERILEYEEPTKLPDSPDFVDGVINYQGNIISVMSLDKRFNLQNSLNSREAKIIVVKQNEDKIGIIVDLVSEVKNVSANNIENPPDIVAGISKRYLKGLIKLENRIIILLNLSTILTEEEKELI from the coding sequence ATGGGAAATAATGATTTAAAGGTATTGATTTTTTCTATAGATAATCAGTATTATGCCACAGACATTATGGAAGTTGAGAGGATACTCGAATATGAAGAGCCAACTAAACTACCTGATTCCCCTGATTTTGTAGACGGGGTTATAAATTATCAGGGAAATATAATATCAGTAATGTCATTAGATAAAAGATTTAACTTGCAAAATAGTTTAAATAGTAGGGAAGCAAAAATTATAGTTGTAAAGCAGAATGAAGATAAAATAGGAATAATAGTGGATTTAGTATCAGAGGTTAAGAATGTAAGTGCAAACAATATTGAGAATCCACCAGATATAGTAGCAGGAATTTCAAAGAGATATTTAAAAGGATTAATAAAGCTGGAAAATAGGATAATTATACTTTTAAATTTGAGCACAATACTAACTGAAGAAGAAAAAGAACTCATTTAA
- a CDS encoding chemotaxis protein CheD: MNVKEIRVGIADMNTAVSPDKIITVGLGSCIGIALYDRKQSLGGLAHIMLPDSTQFNKITNPLKFADLAVPMLIEKLEKLGAHKGNLKAKIAGGASMFNFSDKSMIMDVGNRNSIAVKNALKKNSIMIIGEDIGGNKGRTMIFSTENGNVHVKTVGMEIKEI; the protein is encoded by the coding sequence ATGAATGTAAAAGAGATAAGGGTTGGGATTGCAGATATGAATACTGCAGTTTCTCCAGATAAGATAATAACGGTTGGTCTTGGTTCGTGTATAGGTATAGCTTTGTATGATAGGAAGCAGAGTTTGGGTGGACTTGCTCATATAATGCTTCCTGACAGTACACAATTTAATAAAATCACTAATCCTTTGAAATTTGCAGATTTGGCAGTACCGATGCTAATAGAAAAACTAGAAAAGTTAGGAGCACATAAGGGAAATCTAAAAGCTAAAATAGCTGGAGGAGCATCAATGTTCAATTTTTCCGACAAAAGTATGATAATGGATGTCGGAAATAGGAACAGTATAGCCGTAAAGAATGCTTTAAAGAAAAATTCAATTATGATTATAGGAGAAGATATCGGAGGAAACAAAGGCAGAACCATGATTTTTAGTACAGAAAATGGAAATGTACATGTAAAGACAGTTGGCATGGAAATTAAAGAGATTTAG
- a CDS encoding HAD-IB family hydrolase translates to MERLAIFDVDYTLTKRETLMEFYLFMLRKNPKIIIHFPKSLVSVFFYVFKVFNAAKAKENFIAFIDGIEEVRMKKLVEEFYEKKLSKIFYKDAIETMKKLKKRGCKIYLISASAEFYLNELYKVEEVDKVIGTKFTCENGIYRKKIVGENCKGEEKVKRLMRVLREENIEVDFKNSYMFSDSLSDMPLFKLVGNPYLINYRKPYDKIKILNWK, encoded by the coding sequence TTGGAAAGATTGGCGATATTTGATGTTGACTATACATTAACTAAAAGAGAGACTCTCATGGAATTTTATTTATTTATGCTTAGAAAAAACCCAAAAATTATAATACATTTTCCAAAGAGCCTTGTATCTGTATTTTTCTATGTATTTAAGGTATTCAATGCTGCAAAAGCAAAGGAAAATTTCATAGCATTTATAGATGGAATAGAAGAAGTGAGAATGAAAAAATTAGTTGAAGAATTTTACGAAAAGAAACTGAGTAAAATTTTTTATAAAGATGCGATTGAAACGATGAAGAAACTAAAAAAAAGAGGGTGTAAAATATATTTAATATCAGCTTCAGCTGAATTTTATCTAAACGAATTATATAAAGTAGAAGAAGTCGATAAGGTTATAGGTACAAAATTTACGTGTGAAAATGGCATTTACAGGAAGAAAATAGTAGGCGAAAATTGTAAAGGAGAAGAAAAAGTTAAAAGACTTATGAGAGTTTTAAGGGAAGAAAATATTGAGGTTGATTTTAAAAATTCATATATGTTTTCGGATTCTTTGTCAGATATGCCATTATTTAAATTAGTAGGCAACCCTTATCTTATAAATTATAGAAAACCATATGACAAGATTAAAATATTAAACTGGAAATAA
- a CDS encoding chemotaxis protein CheC: MTYQDLTPMQLDALREIGNIGTGNAATALSQLINKKVDMTVPSVNVVPFDDIFSSIGGDEIAVGVIVRVLGDTPGNILFIFEKDIALNLVELLIGKREDYLSEMGNSVICEIGNIISSSYMNAIAKFTGLSITPSVPAVTYDMLGAILSTTFIESGQFDDYVLDIETIFEQDNAAINGHFYYIPMPGSLEKMLNALGLQ, translated from the coding sequence ATGACCTATCAGGATCTTACCCCAATGCAATTGGATGCATTAAGAGAAATAGGGAATATAGGCACAGGTAATGCTGCAACTGCATTATCACAGCTTATAAATAAAAAGGTGGATATGACAGTTCCTTCTGTAAATGTCGTACCTTTTGATGATATTTTTTCAAGCATAGGAGGAGACGAAATAGCTGTAGGTGTAATAGTTAGAGTTTTAGGAGATACTCCAGGAAATATACTTTTCATATTTGAGAAAGATATTGCTTTAAATTTAGTAGAACTTCTTATAGGTAAGAGGGAAGATTACTTAAGTGAAATGGGAAATTCCGTTATATGCGAAATAGGAAATATAATATCAAGTTCTTATATGAATGCTATAGCTAAATTTACAGGTTTAAGTATAACACCTTCGGTTCCTGCTGTAACTTATGATATGTTAGGCGCAATATTGTCTACGACCTTTATAGAATCAGGTCAGTTTGATGACTATGTACTTGATATAGAAACGATATTCGAACAAGATAATGCTGCGATAAATGGACATTTCTATTATATACCAATGCCTGGATCACTTGAAAAAATGTTGAACGCATTGGGCTTACAATAA
- a CDS encoding chemotaxis protein CheA: MDTSQYMALFLEESMDNLQILNDSLLQLEQEPDDIDKLNEIFRVAHTIKGMAATMGYTEMAELTHKMEDVLSEFREGKLKVTQDVVTVLFKCLDTLEQMVDNISEGVDEKVPIDDIIESLEKISSGAEANNSSKNENQAGTLKEEIAATDMKSETSSFIQLNEYDINVVKQARDKGFNSYQIKIILDEGTLLKSARAFLIFKDLEECGEIIKSVPGTDEIENENFDFEIDLVLLSTRESNDIYNILVNISEVKSVEIEDVDIKNEQIRKIEENSNDIKLKEKTIIKESKKNVPKKDAKPAQKTNKPQKEGHKKVHQSVRVDLERLDKFMNMVSELVIHRTRLEQISTNYKLNELNETLEQVARATSDLQDLVMKIRMLPLDTVFNRFPRMVRDLSVELDKEMELVIQGADTELDRTVIDEIGDPLIHLIRNAADHGIENSKDERIAEGKDPIGKIKLIAYQEGTKAVIKVEDDGGGIDVDKVKAKAESIGVNTDGMSEADIKNLIFMQGFSTNEEVTDISGRGVGMDVVKTKISALGGTLDVISEKGKGSSFIIRLPLTLQIIQALLVKVGEETMAISLGYIDRVIDYTEDLVKKMNNKEVIIYNEKVIPLIRLSNKLNIQKVDSHKNYIVIVKVGEKTIGLMVDGLFGQKEIVIKPLGKTLQALKEYIGATILGDGLVTLILDVAALV; encoded by the coding sequence ATGGATACATCACAGTATATGGCCTTGTTTTTGGAAGAATCTATGGATAATTTACAAATACTTAATGATTCATTACTTCAGCTTGAACAAGAGCCAGATGATATAGATAAATTAAATGAAATATTTAGAGTTGCTCATACTATAAAGGGAATGGCAGCCACCATGGGTTATACTGAAATGGCAGAACTCACTCATAAAATGGAAGATGTTCTTTCTGAATTCAGAGAGGGAAAACTTAAAGTTACTCAGGATGTTGTCACTGTTTTATTTAAATGTTTAGATACCTTAGAGCAAATGGTTGATAATATATCAGAAGGAGTAGATGAAAAGGTTCCTATTGATGATATAATAGAAAGTCTTGAAAAAATATCATCTGGAGCTGAAGCAAATAACAGTTCCAAAAATGAAAATCAGGCCGGTACTTTAAAGGAGGAAATAGCGGCTACTGATATGAAAAGTGAGACTAGTTCCTTTATACAATTAAATGAATATGATATAAATGTTGTGAAACAGGCACGAGATAAGGGATTTAATTCATATCAGATAAAAATAATTTTAGATGAGGGAACACTTTTAAAATCTGCCAGAGCCTTTTTGATATTTAAAGATCTTGAGGAATGTGGAGAAATAATTAAATCTGTACCAGGAACGGATGAAATAGAAAATGAAAACTTTGATTTTGAAATAGACTTAGTTTTATTAAGTACAAGAGAGTCAAATGATATATATAATATTCTGGTAAATATATCTGAAGTAAAAAGTGTAGAAATTGAAGATGTGGATATAAAGAATGAGCAGATAAGAAAGATTGAAGAAAATTCAAATGATATAAAATTGAAAGAGAAAACAATTATAAAAGAAAGTAAAAAAAATGTACCAAAAAAGGATGCAAAGCCGGCTCAAAAAACTAACAAGCCTCAGAAAGAGGGACATAAAAAGGTACATCAATCTGTAAGAGTTGATTTGGAAAGATTGGACAAGTTTATGAATATGGTATCAGAGCTGGTTATTCATAGGACTAGACTTGAACAAATAAGTACAAATTATAAACTAAATGAATTAAATGAAACATTAGAACAGGTTGCAAGAGCTACTTCTGACCTTCAAGATTTGGTTATGAAGATAAGAATGTTGCCTTTAGATACTGTCTTTAACAGGTTCCCAAGAATGGTCAGAGATCTTTCAGTTGAACTTGATAAGGAAATGGAACTTGTAATTCAGGGAGCTGACACAGAGCTTGATAGAACTGTAATAGATGAAATAGGAGATCCTTTGATACATTTAATACGAAATGCAGCAGATCATGGTATAGAAAACAGTAAAGATGAAAGAATTGCTGAAGGAAAGGATCCAATTGGAAAGATAAAACTTATTGCATATCAAGAAGGAACAAAGGCTGTCATAAAGGTTGAAGATGATGGTGGAGGAATAGATGTTGATAAGGTAAAGGCAAAGGCTGAAAGTATTGGTGTAAATACGGATGGAATGTCAGAAGCTGATATAAAAAACCTTATATTTATGCAAGGCTTTAGTACAAATGAGGAAGTCACAGATATATCTGGAAGAGGAGTCGGTATGGATGTAGTTAAAACTAAAATATCTGCACTAGGTGGAACTCTGGATGTGATTAGTGAAAAAGGAAAAGGATCTTCATTTATAATAAGGCTTCCGTTAACACTTCAAATAATTCAGGCATTACTTGTAAAAGTCGGAGAGGAAACTATGGCAATATCTTTAGGTTATATAGACAGAGTCATAGATTATACTGAAGATTTAGTAAAGAAAATGAATAATAAAGAAGTTATAATATATAATGAGAAAGTTATACCACTTATACGACTTAGTAACAAACTTAATATACAAAAAGTAGATTCTCACAAAAACTATATTGTAATAGTAAAGGTTGGAGAAAAAACTATTGGGCTTATGGTAGATGGATTATTTGGTCAAAAAGAAATAGTAATAAAACCTCTTGGAAAAACACTTCAAGCTTTAAAGGAATATATAGGAGCAACGATACTTGGAGATGGACTTGTAACTCTAATATTAGATGTTGCTGCTTTGGTATAA
- a CDS encoding aminotransferase class IV, with amino-acid sequence MSECINDYYIYNGDIKESKNFDKEILRTGKVLYEVIRIIDGKPLFFNKHMDRLRNSAKITGVTIKFSNQDIKEMIEKLINSNGIYSSNVKLIFNFDSISRKLNISAVYFVEHSYPSKENYEYGVNTIFYHGERETPNAKILNINFRQLVNKEIRAKNAFEAILLDRNGDITEGSKSNIFMIKEDNVITAPVQSVLPGTTRQTIIELCRKANINVVEKKVNYTEIESMDALFISGTSPKVLPIAKVEKSEFGSSKNRIVLQIMKLYDKEVYNDLAKA; translated from the coding sequence ATGAGTGAGTGTATAAATGATTATTATATATATAATGGTGATATAAAAGAAAGCAAGAACTTCGATAAAGAAATTTTGAGAACAGGTAAAGTATTATATGAGGTTATACGAATTATAGATGGTAAACCTTTATTCTTTAACAAACATATGGATAGACTTAGAAATTCAGCTAAAATTACAGGTGTTACTATTAAATTTTCCAATCAGGATATAAAAGAAATGATAGAAAAACTTATAAATTCGAATGGAATTTATTCTAGTAATGTTAAATTAATTTTTAACTTTGACAGCATAAGCAGAAAATTAAATATTTCAGCAGTTTATTTTGTAGAACACAGTTATCCCTCTAAAGAAAATTATGAATATGGAGTTAATACTATATTTTATCATGGTGAAAGAGAGACCCCGAATGCAAAAATCTTGAATATTAATTTCAGGCAACTTGTAAATAAAGAAATTAGAGCAAAGAATGCCTTTGAAGCCATACTTTTAGATAGAAATGGTGACATAACAGAGGGAAGTAAATCAAATATTTTTATGATTAAGGAAGATAACGTTATAACCGCACCTGTTCAATCAGTATTACCAGGCACAACGAGGCAAACCATAATTGAATTGTGTAGAAAGGCCAATATTAATGTTGTAGAAAAAAAAGTAAATTATACTGAAATTGAATCTATGGATGCACTCTTTATATCTGGTACTTCTCCTAAAGTTTTGCCAATAGCTAAAGTTGAAAAAAGTGAATTTGGATCTTCAAAAAATAGGATAGTACTTCAGATAATGAAGTTATACGATAAAGAAGTTTATAATGATTTAGCTAAGGCTTAA
- a CDS encoding DUF1292 domain-containing protein — MDKENLNENATCDCGDPDCGCEEHNHEHNDECGCDCGCGDHEALVVDLEDENGNIVPCEVVDGFQYKENEYAVVQNPENESVYLFKIVGEGDEGELVIPEDDEFEEASAYYEELTSDK, encoded by the coding sequence ATGGATAAAGAGAATTTAAATGAAAATGCTACATGTGATTGTGGTGATCCAGATTGCGGATGTGAGGAACATAATCATGAACATAATGATGAATGCGGCTGTGATTGTGGATGCGGTGATCATGAAGCTTTAGTAGTTGACTTAGAGGATGAAAACGGCAATATCGTTCCATGTGAAGTTGTAGATGGATTTCAATATAAGGAAAATGAGTATGCTGTAGTTCAAAACCCTGAAAATGAATCAGTTTACTTATTTAAAATAGTTGGAGAAGGCGATGAAGGAGAGCTTGTTATACCTGAAGATGATGAGTTTGAAGAGGCATCTGCTTATTACGAGGAATTGACTTCAGATAAATAA
- a CDS encoding CheR family methyltransferase: MDMEYFEQWVLGEFGINLSAYKSNQLHRRIRSLMSRVGVNSIDEYIVLLKKDNFQRQKFLDFITINVSEFFRNPEIFETLKEKLKSDLLSSNNSLNIWSAACSIGAEPYSIAMYLDELSPSSRHRILATDIDLTILEKAKKGEYVQSEIKNVNKQYLSKYFKIIDDKYIVNDKIKDMVTFKKHDLILDNYDKNFDLIVCRNVVIYFNQDIKDLIYKKFSQSLKKDGLLFVGATESIYNYRDYGFEKASTFIYKKI; this comes from the coding sequence ATGGATATGGAGTATTTTGAACAATGGGTTCTAGGAGAATTTGGTATAAATTTATCTGCTTATAAATCAAATCAGTTACATAGAAGAATAAGAAGTTTAATGTCAAGAGTTGGGGTAAATTCTATAGATGAGTATATAGTACTTTTAAAGAAAGACAATTTTCAGAGACAGAAGTTTTTAGATTTTATAACTATAAATGTTTCAGAATTCTTCAGAAATCCAGAAATATTTGAAACATTAAAAGAAAAATTAAAAAGTGATCTGCTATCTTCAAATAATTCACTTAATATATGGAGCGCAGCCTGTTCGATAGGAGCAGAACCATATTCAATTGCCATGTATTTAGACGAACTTTCACCATCTTCAAGACATAGAATATTAGCTACAGATATAGATCTTACAATTTTAGAGAAAGCAAAAAAGGGTGAATATGTTCAATCTGAAATAAAAAATGTAAATAAACAATATTTAAGTAAGTATTTTAAAATAATTGACGATAAATATATTGTGAATGACAAAATAAAGGATATGGTTACGTTTAAAAAACATGACTTAATACTTGATAATTATGATAAAAACTTCGATTTAATTGTTTGTAGAAATGTGGTAATATATTTTAATCAGGACATAAAGGATTTGATATATAAAAAATTCAGTCAGTCGCTTAAAAAAGATGGACTACTATTTGTGGGGGCTACTGAGAGCATATATAATTACAGGGATTATGGTTTCGAAAAGGCTTCTACGTTTATATATAAGAAGATATGA
- a CDS encoding flagellar assembly protein A, with translation MKRIYKGITVSKCIEDACKDLNKDRDELKFKIIDNDKKFFKKKCIEVEVNDDVSKEEGSIAYKPESVKKIKSEPNLNPNDGSAGVIEGRIIVHDPKDGGTPAYIIVTNNVKITVDGSEVTGKVPVYEKNDIKVQIKRKEAFRKLDISMSKNNMKAYGSIIYKPQIIYRLKDSDCLNTLNPDIEIKSKIEPPKYTLTEIKQELAKQNINYGIIHENLKKLADGESNNCLLAEGIYKVDPVDDYIEIKFKTANFNKKLEEDKLGNIDFKSIGSVEAVKKGDIIAVKHDGKDGKDGKDITGKLIKSKNRKVSKLIVKTGCYIKDNAVISAIDGKPCVTGKVFCVYQLHEVRSDVDLKTGNIKFIGDINIYGSVKEGMSVDCGNSLLIEKDVDRANINAKGNIDIKGNVIASRIFSGGEDVNRIKCINDLTGLGELLESLASAANEINKYDLLGKNVNYGQVVKILIENKFRKIPRICLSIITNLKLNEGCLEIDDLMEILKSKLIGISPISIKNFDELNTIIECINEKTKLMRESLSIPVNISISYCQDSNINSSGDIVIVGRGEYISNIDANGTIEFMQDRSIARGGTLKAKREIRCRIVGSLAGVTTKLQVDKQGNIWADEAYQNTMFIVGTKEYMLDTPSKNVHVYLDRKGDMQVEKFVL, from the coding sequence ATGAAAAGGATTTATAAGGGGATTACAGTAAGTAAATGCATTGAAGATGCTTGCAAAGATTTAAATAAAGATAGAGATGAACTAAAGTTTAAAATAATTGATAATGATAAGAAATTTTTTAAAAAGAAGTGTATTGAAGTTGAAGTAAATGATGACGTCTCAAAAGAAGAAGGAAGTATAGCTTATAAGCCTGAGAGTGTGAAAAAAATTAAATCAGAACCAAATTTAAATCCCAATGATGGATCTGCAGGGGTTATAGAAGGAAGGATAATTGTACATGATCCTAAAGATGGTGGTACCCCGGCATATATAATAGTAACAAATAATGTGAAAATAACGGTAGATGGTTCTGAAGTTACAGGAAAGGTACCTGTTTATGAGAAAAATGATATAAAAGTACAAATTAAGAGAAAAGAAGCCTTTCGCAAGCTGGATATTTCGATGTCGAAAAATAATATGAAAGCCTATGGCAGTATCATATACAAACCTCAAATAATATACAGATTAAAGGATAGTGACTGTTTAAATACTCTTAATCCTGATATAGAGATAAAGTCTAAAATAGAGCCTCCTAAATACACTTTGACAGAAATAAAACAAGAACTTGCTAAACAAAATATAAATTATGGAATAATACATGAGAATTTAAAGAAACTTGCTGATGGTGAATCTAATAACTGTCTTCTGGCAGAGGGAATATATAAAGTAGATCCTGTAGATGATTATATAGAAATAAAGTTTAAAACTGCTAATTTTAATAAAAAGCTGGAGGAGGATAAGCTTGGAAATATAGATTTCAAGAGTATAGGTTCAGTAGAAGCTGTTAAAAAAGGTGATATTATAGCAGTAAAGCATGATGGCAAAGATGGCAAAGATGGCAAGGATATAACTGGTAAATTGATAAAGAGTAAGAATAGAAAAGTATCGAAATTAATTGTAAAGACAGGGTGTTATATAAAGGACAATGCTGTTATATCTGCAATAGACGGCAAACCGTGTGTAACTGGTAAGGTATTTTGTGTTTACCAATTGCATGAGGTGAGATCAGATGTTGATTTGAAAACAGGAAATATAAAATTTATAGGAGATATAAATATATATGGTTCTGTTAAGGAAGGGATGTCAGTTGACTGTGGTAATTCTCTTTTAATAGAGAAGGATGTTGATAGAGCCAATATAAATGCAAAAGGTAATATAGATATAAAAGGAAATGTAATAGCCTCCAGGATATTTTCAGGTGGGGAGGATGTAAATAGGATAAAGTGTATTAATGACTTAACAGGATTGGGTGAGCTTTTAGAATCTCTTGCATCAGCGGCTAATGAAATAAATAAGTATGATCTGCTTGGCAAAAATGTGAATTATGGACAGGTAGTAAAAATATTGATTGAAAATAAGTTTAGAAAAATACCTAGAATATGTCTAAGTATAATAACAAATCTAAAACTTAATGAAGGATGTTTGGAGATAGATGATTTAATGGAAATATTAAAAAGTAAGTTGATTGGCATATCACCTATAAGCATAAAGAACTTTGATGAATTGAATACGATTATAGAATGTATAAATGAAAAAACTAAATTGATGCGTGAATCTCTTTCCATACCAGTTAATATAAGTATATCATATTGTCAGGATTCAAATATTAATAGCTCTGGTGATATAGTTATAGTTGGCAGAGGTGAGTATATTTCTAATATTGATGCTAATGGGACAATAGAGTTTATGCAGGATAGGAGTATTGCAAGAGGTGGAACTTTAAAGGCTAAAAGAGAAATAAGATGTAGAATTGTTGGGAGCCTGGCCGGGGTTACGACAAAACTGCAGGTTGATAAACAAGGCAATATATGGGCGGATGAGGCATATCAAAATACTATGTTTATAGTTGGGACAAAAGAGTATATGTTAGATACACCAAGCAAAAATGTACATGTCTATTTAGATAGAAAAGGAGATATGCAGGTAGAAAAGTTTGTGCTATAA
- a CDS encoding protein-glutamate methylesterase/protein-glutamine glutaminase yields the protein MNKLRVIVVDDSALMRKLISDMINEEADMEVIDTARNGEELLTKLSKNTPDAITMDVEMPKMDGVTTLKEMKKRNINIPVIVLSSMSHDGAHITIDCLAAGAFDFVEKPSGTISLDINNIKIELVRKIRSAFIKMQGVKENKVKVMEKSHIFNHTLDIKKNNDIKKGNNFRSKKIDAVVIGASTGGPKALYTVITDLPDNLGVPVFVVQHMPAGFTKAFAERLNSNSKIEVIEAQDRMYIQKNVVYIAPGGFHMEVENDSRIHLNTEPAIWGVRPAVDKLFISASKVYGSNILSIVLTGMGKDGAQGTVEIKKNDGITVAEDRSTCIIYGMPRAAYETGKVDIVLPIQDVACEIAKAVSGR from the coding sequence TTGAATAAATTAAGAGTTATTGTAGTAGATGATTCCGCTTTAATGAGAAAACTTATATCGGATATGATAAATGAGGAAGCGGATATGGAAGTTATAGATACAGCTAGAAATGGAGAAGAACTTTTGACTAAATTGTCAAAGAATACACCAGATGCAATAACAATGGATGTAGAGATGCCAAAGATGGATGGAGTTACTACTTTAAAAGAGATGAAGAAAAGAAATATTAACATACCTGTAATAGTTTTAAGTAGTATGTCACATGATGGAGCACATATTACAATAGACTGCTTGGCAGCTGGGGCTTTTGATTTTGTAGAAAAACCGTCAGGAACCATATCTCTTGATATAAATAATATTAAAATTGAATTGGTGAGAAAAATAAGATCGGCTTTCATAAAGATGCAGGGAGTAAAGGAAAATAAAGTTAAAGTCATGGAAAAATCTCATATTTTTAATCATACTTTAGATATTAAAAAAAATAACGATATAAAAAAAGGAAACAATTTTAGATCAAAGAAAATTGATGCTGTAGTTATAGGAGCATCTACTGGAGGGCCTAAGGCCTTGTATACAGTTATAACGGATTTGCCCGATAATTTAGGTGTGCCTGTGTTTGTAGTACAGCATATGCCGGCGGGTTTTACCAAAGCTTTTGCAGAGAGGTTAAATAGTAATAGCAAGATAGAGGTTATTGAAGCTCAAGATAGGATGTATATACAAAAAAATGTAGTTTATATAGCTCCAGGCGGTTTTCATATGGAAGTGGAAAATGATAGTAGAATACATTTAAACACTGAACCGGCAATATGGGGAGTAAGGCCAGCTGTCGATAAATTATTCATATCAGCTTCAAAGGTTTACGGATCAAACATATTAAGTATAGTATTGACAGGCATGGGAAAAGATGGAGCCCAGGGTACTGTAGAAATCAAAAAAAATGATGGTATAACTGTAGCAGAGGATAGATCTACCTGCATTATATATGGTATGCCAAGAGCGGCATATGAAACAGGAAAAGTTGACATAGTACTGCCAATACAAGATGTTGCTTGCGAAATAGCAAAGGCAGTTTCTGGGAGGTAG